The following are encoded in a window of Arthrobacter antioxidans genomic DNA:
- the epsC gene encoding serine O-acetyltransferase EpsC: protein MSFLERLREDLETARTHDPAARGPFETTVVYSGLHAIWVHRLTHRMWRDERLRFPARALAQLARALTGVEIHPAATIGRRFFIDHGMGVVIGSTAEIGDDVMLYQGVTLGGRSLERVKRHPTIGDRVTIGAGAKVLGPITIGAGSAVGANAVVVKDTPPDSIITGIPATFRHRDSRRETQPAVDPAEYVDPAIYI, encoded by the coding sequence GTGAGTTTTCTAGAACGACTGCGTGAGGACCTCGAGACCGCGCGCACCCACGATCCGGCTGCGCGTGGCCCGTTCGAGACCACGGTGGTGTACTCGGGGCTGCACGCCATCTGGGTGCACCGCCTGACCCACCGGATGTGGCGCGACGAGAGGCTGCGGTTCCCCGCCCGCGCGCTGGCCCAGCTGGCGCGTGCCCTCACCGGCGTGGAGATCCACCCCGCCGCCACCATCGGCCGCCGGTTCTTCATCGACCACGGGATGGGGGTCGTGATCGGGAGCACCGCGGAGATCGGCGACGACGTCATGCTGTACCAGGGCGTCACGCTGGGCGGACGCTCGCTGGAGAGGGTCAAACGCCATCCCACCATCGGGGACCGCGTGACGATCGGCGCGGGCGCCAAGGTGCTCGGGCCCATCACCATCGGTGCCGGCAGCGCGGTCGGCGCGAACGCCGTCGTGGTCAAGGACACGCCCCCGGACTCGATCATCACCGGGATCCCGGCGACGTTCCGCCACCGGGACTCGCGCCGGGAGACACAGCCGGCCGTCGACCCCGCGGAGTACGTGGACCCGGCGATCTACATCTGA
- the gndA gene encoding NADP-dependent phosphogluconate dehydrogenase has protein sequence MSAQIGVTGLAVMGANLARNLARNGYTVAVHNRSNEKTDALLEKHGGDGEFIRTETMQELVDALEKPRRVLIMVKAGRPVDSVIDQLVPLLEPGDIVIDGGNSHYEDTRRREAALSAHDLHFVGVGVSGGEEGALLGPSIMPGGSREAYDSLGPMLEKISAKYNGEPCCRWIGTDGAGHFVKMVHNGIEYADMQVIGEAFDLLRSGAGIEPADQAKIFTDWNTGTLSSFLIEITAEVLGHTDARTGKPFVDVVVDAAGQKGTGRWTVVSALALGSPTSGIAESVFARALSSQTEQRVLAQDILQGHEGTVELPETFVEDVRLALYASKLVSYAQGIDMLTAAAKEYGWDLRLDEIASLWRAGCIIRAELLDDIMKAYAGGDRPANLLLAPAFAESIAGAVPAWRRVVATAVQLGIPVPVFSASLAYYDGLRRPRLPAALTQGLRDLFGAHTYNRVDGEGTFHTMWGEDKSEIEAVDTH, from the coding sequence TTGAGCGCACAGATCGGCGTCACAGGCCTGGCAGTCATGGGAGCCAACCTCGCCCGCAACCTGGCCCGCAACGGCTACACCGTGGCCGTGCACAACAGATCCAACGAGAAGACGGACGCCCTGCTGGAGAAGCATGGCGGGGACGGCGAGTTCATCCGCACGGAGACCATGCAGGAACTCGTCGACGCGCTGGAGAAGCCCCGCCGGGTGCTCATCATGGTGAAGGCCGGCAGGCCGGTGGACTCCGTGATCGACCAGCTGGTGCCCCTGCTGGAGCCCGGCGACATCGTGATCGACGGCGGCAACTCCCACTACGAGGACACGCGGCGCCGTGAAGCGGCCCTGTCCGCGCACGACCTGCACTTCGTCGGCGTCGGCGTGTCCGGCGGCGAGGAAGGCGCGCTCCTCGGCCCGTCCATCATGCCCGGCGGATCCCGCGAGGCCTACGACTCGCTGGGTCCCATGCTCGAGAAGATCTCCGCCAAGTACAACGGGGAGCCCTGCTGCCGGTGGATCGGCACGGACGGTGCCGGCCACTTCGTGAAGATGGTGCACAACGGCATCGAGTACGCGGACATGCAGGTCATCGGGGAGGCCTTCGACCTCCTGCGCTCCGGCGCCGGCATCGAGCCGGCCGACCAGGCGAAGATCTTCACCGACTGGAACACCGGGACGCTGTCCTCGTTCCTCATCGAGATCACCGCCGAGGTGCTCGGCCATACGGATGCGCGGACCGGGAAGCCGTTCGTCGACGTCGTCGTGGATGCCGCCGGGCAGAAGGGGACCGGGCGGTGGACCGTCGTGTCCGCACTGGCGCTGGGCAGCCCGACGTCGGGCATCGCCGAGTCCGTCTTCGCACGCGCCCTGTCCTCCCAGACGGAGCAGCGCGTGCTGGCCCAGGACATCCTGCAGGGCCATGAGGGCACCGTGGAGCTGCCCGAGACCTTCGTGGAGGACGTCCGGCTCGCGCTGTACGCCTCGAAGCTCGTGAGCTACGCGCAGGGCATCGACATGCTGACGGCCGCGGCCAAGGAGTACGGCTGGGACCTCAGGCTCGACGAGATCGCGTCCCTGTGGCGGGCCGGCTGCATCATCCGCGCCGAGCTGCTCGACGACATCATGAAGGCGTACGCCGGCGGCGACCGCCCGGCCAACCTGCTGCTGGCCCCCGCGTTCGCCGAATCGATCGCCGGCGCCGTGCCGGCCTGGCGCCGCGTGGTCGCCACCGCCGTCCAGCTGGGCATCCCCGTGCCGGTGTTCTCGGCGTCGCTGGCCTACTACGACGGCCTGCGCCGCCCGCGCCTGCCGGCCGCCCTGACGCAGGGCCTGCGCGACCTCTTCGGCGCTCACACCTACAACCGGGTGGACGGCGAGGGCACCTTCCACACCATGTGGGGCGAGGACAAGTCCGAGATCGAGGCCGTCGACACCCACTGA
- the rlmN gene encoding 23S rRNA (adenine(2503)-C(2))-methyltransferase RlmN, giving the protein MSDVTVTPTALAPASSRPQVRPEVEGAAPIVSSDGRPLLQFKSPRVSQPPVHLADLTLPERQERLKELGHQGFRAKQLSTHYFSHYTTDPAAMSDLPKAGREELVTAMFPPLLTEVKRLTTDNGDTIKFLWRLFDGALVESVLMRYPGRVTLCVSSQAGCGMNCPFCATGQAGLTRNMSTAEIVDQVVAANRALAEGALGDLRTDGGHDADRVTNIVFMGMGEPLANYKRVMGALHRFVDDSPEGLGMSARNITVSTVGLVPAINKLAAESLPVTFALSLHAPDDELRDELIPVNTRWKVDEALDAAYNYYRVTGRRVSIEYALIKDMNDHPWRADLLAKKLNQRGRGWVHVNPIPLNPTPGSIWTASEKSVSTEFINRLRDAGIPTTLRDTRGKEIDGACGQLAAEE; this is encoded by the coding sequence ATGTCCGACGTTACCGTTACCCCCACTGCCCTTGCCCCTGCCTCCTCGCGCCCCCAGGTGCGACCCGAGGTGGAGGGCGCCGCGCCGATCGTATCCAGCGACGGCAGGCCGCTGCTGCAGTTCAAATCCCCCCGGGTCAGCCAGCCGCCGGTGCACCTGGCGGACCTGACCCTGCCGGAACGGCAGGAGCGGCTGAAGGAACTGGGACACCAGGGCTTCCGCGCCAAGCAGCTGTCCACGCATTACTTCTCGCACTACACCACCGACCCCGCGGCGATGAGCGACCTGCCGAAGGCCGGGCGCGAGGAACTGGTCACGGCTATGTTCCCGCCGCTGCTCACCGAGGTGAAGCGACTCACCACGGACAACGGCGACACCATCAAGTTCCTCTGGCGCCTCTTCGACGGTGCCCTCGTGGAATCGGTGCTGATGCGCTACCCGGGCCGGGTGACGCTCTGCGTGTCCTCGCAGGCCGGCTGCGGCATGAACTGCCCGTTCTGTGCGACCGGCCAGGCGGGCCTGACGCGCAACATGTCGACGGCGGAGATCGTCGACCAGGTGGTCGCCGCGAACCGTGCCCTCGCCGAGGGAGCCCTCGGTGACCTGCGCACGGACGGCGGGCACGACGCCGACCGCGTCACCAACATCGTCTTCATGGGCATGGGTGAGCCGCTGGCCAACTACAAGCGCGTCATGGGTGCCCTCCACCGCTTCGTGGACGACTCCCCCGAGGGCCTCGGCATGTCCGCACGCAACATCACGGTGTCCACCGTGGGCCTGGTGCCTGCCATCAACAAGCTCGCCGCGGAGTCGCTGCCAGTCACCTTCGCGCTGTCCCTCCACGCGCCCGACGACGAGCTCCGCGACGAGTTGATCCCGGTCAACACGCGCTGGAAGGTCGACGAGGCGCTCGACGCTGCCTACAACTACTACCGGGTCACCGGGCGCCGTGTCAGCATCGAGTACGCGCTCATCAAGGACATGAACGACCACCCGTGGCGTGCGGACCTGCTGGCGAAGAAGCTCAACCAGCGCGGGCGCGGCTGGGTGCACGTCAATCCGATCCCGCTCAACCCCACGCCGGGATCCATCTGGACGGCCTCCGAGAAGAGCGTGTCCACCGAATTCATCAACCGGCTGCGCGATGCCGGGATCCCGACCACACTGCGCGACACCCGCGGCAAGGAGATCGACGGCGCGTGCGGCCAGCTCGCCGCCGAGGAGTAG
- a CDS encoding NAD-dependent protein deacetylase, with protein MRDDLPGPESNPGLGLTGFVREPPAPVLPVLEPADRELLDGAVALLGGLRLAVLTGAGLSTDSGIPDYRGPQSVPRNPMTYQQFVGDEALRRRYWARNHLGWRHLRRADPNAGHTAVARLEQRGLLSGLITQNVDRLHSSAGSVNVIDLHGTFDRVVCLQCASSFPRSRIAEILEALNPGYLERQSDAGDIAPDADADVDDTGDFVMAPCPVCEGMLKPDFVYFGENVPKARVADAYAMVDDAAALLVAGSSLTVMSGLRFVRHAVKGGKPVVIINRGWTRGDEFASLKIEVGVSEALTYLAGRLPDLALP; from the coding sequence ATGCGTGACGACCTGCCCGGACCGGAGTCCAACCCGGGTCTCGGGCTGACCGGCTTCGTCCGTGAGCCTCCGGCGCCCGTCCTCCCGGTCCTGGAGCCGGCCGACCGTGAGCTCCTCGACGGGGCCGTCGCCCTGCTCGGCGGGCTGCGGCTGGCCGTGCTGACCGGCGCCGGGCTGAGTACCGACTCCGGCATCCCGGACTACCGCGGTCCGCAGTCCGTGCCGCGCAATCCGATGACCTACCAGCAGTTCGTCGGCGACGAGGCCCTGCGCCGCCGCTACTGGGCGCGGAACCACCTGGGGTGGCGGCACCTCCGCCGGGCGGACCCCAACGCGGGGCACACCGCCGTCGCACGGCTGGAGCAGCGGGGCCTGCTGTCCGGCCTCATCACGCAGAACGTCGACCGGCTCCATTCGTCGGCCGGAAGCGTCAACGTCATCGACCTGCACGGGACGTTCGACCGCGTGGTGTGCCTGCAGTGCGCCTCGTCCTTCCCGCGGTCCCGGATCGCGGAGATCCTCGAGGCGCTGAATCCCGGCTATCTCGAGCGGCAGTCCGACGCCGGGGACATCGCCCCCGATGCCGACGCCGACGTGGACGACACCGGCGACTTCGTGATGGCCCCGTGCCCGGTGTGCGAAGGCATGCTCAAGCCCGACTTCGTGTACTTCGGCGAGAACGTGCCCAAGGCCCGGGTGGCCGACGCGTACGCCATGGTCGACGACGCCGCCGCGCTGCTGGTCGCCGGGTCCTCACTGACCGTGATGAGTGGACTGCGCTTCGTCCGCCACGCGGTGAAGGGGGGCAAGCCCGTGGTGATCATCAACCGCGGATGGACGCGCGGCGACGAGTTCGCCTCGCTCAAGATCGAGGTGGGCGTCTCCGAGGCCCTCACCTACCTGGCCGGCCGGCTCCCGGACCTGGCGCTGCCGTAG
- a CDS encoding redoxin domain-containing protein: MPLDVGSVAPGFALANQFGETVTRESLVGGSVVVFFPFAFSRVCTDELGQLRDNLEMFDAAGVTLVAVSVDHKYTLRAFADANDISFDLLADFWPHGAITRAYGAFDEEQGYAERISYVLDGAGVVRAVVSSAHGQGRPIADYAHALSSVEAAL, translated from the coding sequence GTGCCCCTCGACGTCGGGTCGGTGGCACCCGGGTTCGCCCTGGCGAACCAGTTCGGCGAGACGGTGACCCGGGAGTCCCTGGTCGGCGGCTCCGTGGTCGTCTTCTTCCCCTTCGCGTTCTCCCGCGTCTGCACCGACGAACTCGGTCAGCTCCGTGACAATCTGGAGATGTTCGACGCCGCCGGCGTCACGCTCGTGGCGGTCTCCGTGGACCACAAGTACACGCTGCGTGCCTTCGCCGACGCGAACGACATCTCCTTCGACCTCCTGGCCGACTTCTGGCCGCACGGCGCGATCACGCGCGCCTACGGTGCGTTCGACGAGGAGCAGGGCTATGCCGAGCGCATCAGCTACGTGCTCGACGGCGCGGGCGTGGTCCGCGCCGTCGTGTCCTCGGCCCACGGGCAGGGCCGACCGATCGCCGACTACGCCCACGCGCTGAGCTCGGTCGAAGCGGCCCTGTGA
- a CDS encoding DUF3052 domain-containing protein produces the protein MSEAEAATAVDVAGKLGFKQGDLVQELGYDDDVDFDFRENLEDGIGSELLTEDDQDVVDGVLLWWRTGDGDLVDALVDALTSLGGNGVVWLLTPKSGRPGYVPPADIQEAAPTAGLHSTSSAGVSKEWAATRLVNRRKQ, from the coding sequence GTGAGCGAGGCTGAAGCCGCCACCGCGGTCGACGTGGCAGGCAAGTTGGGTTTCAAGCAGGGGGACCTCGTTCAGGAACTCGGGTACGACGACGACGTCGACTTCGACTTCCGCGAAAACCTCGAGGACGGCATCGGGTCCGAACTGCTCACGGAGGACGACCAGGACGTCGTCGACGGCGTTCTTCTCTGGTGGCGGACCGGTGACGGCGACCTCGTGGACGCCCTCGTGGACGCCCTGACCTCCCTCGGCGGGAACGGGGTCGTCTGGCTCCTCACGCCGAAGTCGGGCCGGCCCGGATACGTGCCGCCCGCCGATATCCAGGAAGCCGCGCCGACGGCAGGACTGCACTCCACGTCCTCCGCCGGGGTGTCCAAGGAATGGGCCGCCACCCGGCTCGTCAACCGCCGGAAGCAGTAG
- the aceE gene encoding pyruvate dehydrogenase (acetyl-transferring), homodimeric type produces MAAEQGTADILSGLTVGKPDGDPEETAEWIESLDELIRVQGTERAQYIMRSLLQRAGAQSVGVPMVTTTDYVNTIPADQEAEFPGDEEIERKYRAWLRWNAAVMVHRAQRPEIGVGGHISTYAGAATLYEVGFNHFFRGKDHPGGGDQIFFQGHASPGMYARAYLEGRITEEDLDGFRQEKSKEGHALSSYPHPRLMPHFWEFPTVSMGIGPMNAIYQAQSNRYLHNRGLKDTSEQQVWAFLGDGEMDEPESRGLLQLAANENLDNLNFVINCNLQRLDGPVRGNGKIMQELEAFFRGAGWNVIKVVWGREWDSLLAKDHGGALVDIMNQTPDGDYQTYKAESGGFVRDHFFGKSPETKAMVEDLTDAEIWNLKRGGHDYRKVYAAYKAATEFKGKPTVILAKTVKGYGLGPHFEGRNATHQMKKLTNADLKAFRDHLRIPVTDEQIDDDLYNAPYYHPGADAPEIKYMLERRRELGGFVPERRTKHTDVVLPGDKAYETAKKGSGKQMAATTMAFVRILKDLMRDKEFGKRITPIIPDEARTFGMDSFFPTAKIYNPKGQNYLSVDRDLVLAYKESVEGQILHAGINEAGSMAAFTAAGTAYATQGEPLIPIYVFYSMFGFQRTGDSIWAAADQMARGFIIGATAGRTTLTGEGLQHADGHSPILASTNPAVITYDPAFGYEIGHIVRDGLHRMYGDIGDKPESFRNVMYYITVYNEPFQQPAEPEELDVEGLLKGIYLLKPAKVDGPRTQLLASGVAVPWALEAQKILADEWGVSADVWSVTSWNELRRDGLDAEEEAFLNPGADARKPFVTQQLEGATGPIVAVSDFMKAVPDQIRQFLPNEFATLGADGFGFSDTRAAARRYFKIDSHSVVVRALEMLARRGEVDANAPKEAIERYRLLDVNAGTTGNTGGEA; encoded by the coding sequence GTGGCTGCAGAACAAGGTACGGCGGATATTCTGAGCGGTCTGACCGTCGGCAAGCCCGACGGGGATCCCGAGGAGACTGCCGAGTGGATCGAATCCCTCGACGAGCTGATCCGCGTCCAGGGCACCGAACGCGCGCAGTACATCATGCGTTCGCTCCTCCAGCGGGCCGGCGCCCAGTCCGTGGGCGTGCCGATGGTCACGACGACCGACTACGTCAACACCATCCCGGCGGACCAGGAAGCGGAGTTCCCGGGCGACGAGGAGATCGAGCGCAAGTACCGCGCCTGGCTGCGCTGGAACGCGGCCGTCATGGTGCACCGGGCGCAGCGCCCGGAGATCGGCGTCGGCGGTCACATCTCGACGTACGCCGGTGCGGCGACCCTGTACGAGGTCGGCTTCAACCACTTCTTCAGGGGCAAGGACCACCCGGGCGGCGGCGACCAGATCTTCTTCCAGGGACACGCCTCCCCCGGCATGTATGCGCGCGCCTACCTCGAGGGACGCATCACCGAGGAGGACCTCGACGGGTTCCGCCAGGAGAAGTCGAAGGAGGGCCATGCCCTCTCCTCCTACCCGCACCCCCGCCTGATGCCGCACTTCTGGGAATTCCCGACCGTGTCGATGGGCATCGGCCCCATGAACGCCATCTACCAGGCGCAGTCGAACCGCTACCTGCACAACCGCGGCCTCAAGGACACCTCCGAGCAGCAGGTCTGGGCGTTCCTCGGCGACGGCGAGATGGACGAGCCCGAATCGCGCGGCCTGCTCCAGCTCGCCGCGAACGAGAACCTGGACAACCTCAACTTCGTGATCAACTGCAACCTGCAGCGCCTGGACGGGCCGGTGCGCGGCAACGGCAAGATCATGCAGGAGCTCGAGGCCTTCTTCCGCGGCGCGGGCTGGAACGTCATCAAGGTGGTCTGGGGCCGTGAGTGGGACTCGCTGCTCGCCAAGGACCACGGCGGCGCCCTGGTCGACATCATGAACCAGACGCCCGACGGCGACTACCAGACCTACAAGGCCGAGTCCGGCGGCTTCGTCCGTGACCATTTCTTCGGCAAGTCGCCCGAGACGAAGGCCATGGTCGAGGACCTCACCGACGCCGAGATCTGGAACCTCAAGCGTGGCGGCCACGACTACCGCAAGGTGTACGCGGCGTACAAGGCCGCCACCGAGTTCAAGGGCAAGCCGACGGTCATCCTGGCGAAGACGGTCAAGGGCTACGGCCTGGGCCCGCACTTCGAGGGCCGCAACGCGACCCACCAGATGAAGAAGCTCACCAACGCCGACCTGAAGGCGTTCCGCGACCACCTGCGGATCCCCGTCACCGACGAGCAGATCGACGACGACCTCTACAACGCGCCGTACTACCACCCGGGCGCCGACGCCCCCGAGATCAAGTACATGCTCGAGCGCCGGCGTGAGCTCGGCGGCTTCGTCCCCGAGCGCCGGACCAAGCACACCGACGTGGTGCTGCCCGGCGACAAGGCGTACGAGACGGCCAAGAAGGGCTCCGGGAAGCAGATGGCCGCCACCACCATGGCGTTCGTGCGCATCCTGAAGGACCTCATGCGCGACAAGGAGTTCGGCAAGCGCATCACGCCGATCATCCCCGACGAGGCCCGCACCTTCGGCATGGACTCGTTCTTCCCGACGGCCAAGATCTACAACCCCAAGGGCCAGAACTACCTGTCCGTGGACCGCGACCTCGTCCTCGCCTACAAGGAGTCCGTGGAGGGCCAGATCCTCCACGCGGGCATCAACGAGGCGGGGTCCATGGCAGCCTTCACGGCCGCCGGCACCGCCTACGCCACCCAGGGTGAGCCGCTGATCCCGATCTACGTCTTCTACTCGATGTTCGGCTTCCAGCGCACGGGCGACTCCATCTGGGCCGCCGCGGACCAGATGGCGCGGGGCTTCATCATCGGAGCCACCGCCGGACGCACCACACTGACCGGTGAGGGCCTGCAGCACGCGGACGGCCACTCCCCGATCCTCGCCTCGACGAACCCCGCCGTGATCACCTACGACCCGGCGTTCGGCTACGAGATCGGGCACATCGTCCGCGACGGCCTCCACCGGATGTACGGGGACATCGGCGACAAGCCGGAATCCTTCCGGAACGTCATGTACTACATCACGGTGTACAACGAGCCGTTCCAGCAGCCCGCCGAGCCGGAGGAACTGGACGTCGAGGGCCTGCTCAAGGGCATCTACCTCCTGAAGCCCGCGAAGGTCGACGGACCGAGGACCCAGCTCCTCGCCTCCGGCGTCGCCGTCCCGTGGGCCCTCGAGGCGCAGAAGATCCTCGCCGACGAGTGGGGCGTCTCGGCCGACGTCTGGTCCGTGACCTCCTGGAACGAACTGCGCCGCGACGGTCTCGACGCGGAGGAGGAGGCCTTCCTCAACCCCGGCGCCGATGCACGCAAGCCGTTCGTCACCCAGCAGCTCGAGGGGGCCACCGGGCCGATCGTCGCAGTCTCCGACTTCATGAAGGCCGTCCCCGACCAGATCCGCCAGTTCCTGCCGAACGAGTTCGCGACCCTCGGAGCCGATGGCTTCGGCTTCTCGGACACCCGCGCGGCGGCACGCCGGTACTTCAAGATCGACAGCCACTCCGTCGTCGTCCGGGCGCTCGAGATGCTCGCCCGCCGCGGCGAGGTCGACGCCAACGCGCCGAAGGAGGCGATCGAGAGGTACCGCCTGCTCGACGTGAACGCCGGAACCACGGGCAACACGGGCGGCGAGGCCTAG
- a CDS encoding PucR family transcriptional regulator has product MPQPHDVPASVPSPGGATNAGSAPPDPATVEKLRATIGSLSTATLRQLDADLPWYRGLRPDERSALGLVAQKGIASFVNWYQKPVSPAWVLSDVFGTAPTELTRSISLQKALQLIRVVVQVVEDHVPFLAPAADQGPLREAVLRYSREVAFAAADVYARAAETRGSWDTRLEALVVDAILRGESSDALRSRIAAVGWKSQARITVMVGSAPQEPNAGFLNELRRVTGRLAEDVLVGIQGERLILVLGGVRDADKAYPRISELFGDGAVVFGPEAESLVAASSSAQAAFAGLTAARAWPGAPRPVSSEDLWPERVMSGDDTARRALIRMIYRPLLAASNGLEQTLSAYLSLGHSLEATARSLFVHANTVRYRLRRVCDVTGWDPLVPREAYVLQTALVVGRLAPPQTTPGPGGAAPGTGRGARATPADQGATTAAARPVSL; this is encoded by the coding sequence ATGCCGCAGCCCCACGACGTCCCCGCCAGCGTCCCGAGCCCCGGTGGGGCGACGAACGCGGGCAGCGCTCCCCCGGATCCGGCGACCGTCGAGAAGCTGCGCGCCACCATCGGCTCGCTGTCCACCGCGACCCTCCGGCAGCTCGACGCCGACCTGCCGTGGTACCGCGGACTGCGGCCGGACGAGCGCTCCGCGCTCGGACTGGTGGCGCAGAAGGGCATCGCGTCCTTCGTCAACTGGTACCAGAAGCCCGTCTCCCCGGCCTGGGTCCTCAGCGACGTCTTCGGCACGGCCCCCACGGAGCTCACCCGCTCCATCAGCCTCCAGAAGGCCCTGCAGCTCATCCGCGTGGTGGTGCAGGTCGTCGAGGACCACGTGCCCTTCCTGGCGCCCGCCGCCGACCAGGGGCCCCTGCGGGAAGCCGTGCTCCGCTACTCGCGCGAGGTCGCCTTCGCCGCGGCCGATGTCTACGCCCGCGCCGCCGAGACCCGCGGGTCCTGGGACACGCGGCTCGAAGCGCTCGTGGTGGACGCGATCCTGCGCGGCGAGAGCTCGGACGCGCTCCGCTCCCGGATCGCCGCCGTCGGCTGGAAGTCCCAGGCCCGCATCACCGTCATGGTCGGCAGCGCCCCGCAGGAGCCCAACGCCGGCTTCCTCAACGAGCTCCGCCGCGTCACCGGACGCCTGGCCGAGGACGTCCTCGTGGGCATCCAGGGAGAGCGGCTCATCCTCGTGCTGGGCGGCGTCCGTGACGCGGACAAGGCGTACCCGAGGATCAGCGAGCTCTTCGGCGACGGCGCCGTCGTCTTCGGGCCCGAGGCGGAATCGCTCGTCGCCGCCAGCAGCTCGGCCCAGGCGGCCTTCGCGGGGCTGACGGCCGCCCGTGCCTGGCCGGGAGCGCCCCGGCCGGTCTCCTCCGAGGACCTGTGGCCCGAGCGCGTGATGTCCGGCGACGACACCGCGCGTCGTGCCCTGATCAGGATGATCTACCGCCCGCTCCTGGCGGCCTCGAACGGGCTGGAGCAGACCCTCTCGGCCTACCTGAGCCTCGGCCACTCGCTGGAGGCCACCGCGCGGTCCCTCTTCGTGCACGCGAACACCGTCCGGTACCGCCTCCGCCGCGTCTGCGACGTGACCGGCTGGGATCCCCTCGTGCCCCGCGAGGCGTACGTCCTCCAGACGGCGCTCGTCGTCGGCCGCCTCGCGCCCCCGCAGACCACCCCCGGCCCCGGCGGTGCGGCGCCCGGTACGGGGCGGGGAGCACGCGCGACACCCGCCGACCAGGGCGCGACAACGGCTGCCGCACGCCCCGTCTCCTTGTAG
- a CDS encoding ACP S-malonyltransferase translates to MLAIACPGQGSQTPGFLSPWLELPGVRDHLDQLSERAGTDLVRHGTVSDEETIKDTAVAQPLIVAAGLVTARLVLQDHPLTAATVVAGHSVGELTASAVAGALSEDDAVAFVRVRANAMAEAAAALPTGMSAVLGGDPDEVAAVLAELGLTAANANGGGQVVAAGTLEQLAALADAPPAKARVIPLKVAGAFHTSHMAPAVTALEALRPSLSPTDPLATLVSNYDGRPVAAGEANLDSLIAQVSRPVRWDLCMESLQEMGVTGMIELSPAGTLTGLARRGMRGTAALAVKSPEDLDAARSFLTEHSRTADLDPSLTSEGPQ, encoded by the coding sequence GTGCTTGCAATCGCCTGCCCCGGACAGGGCTCACAGACACCGGGCTTCCTGAGCCCCTGGCTCGAGCTCCCGGGAGTCCGGGACCACCTGGACCAGCTCAGTGAGCGGGCCGGCACGGACCTCGTCCGCCACGGCACCGTCTCCGACGAGGAGACCATCAAGGACACCGCCGTCGCCCAGCCGCTGATCGTCGCGGCCGGCCTCGTGACCGCGCGCCTGGTCCTCCAGGACCACCCCCTCACCGCGGCCACCGTCGTCGCAGGTCACTCCGTGGGTGAACTGACCGCCTCGGCCGTCGCGGGCGCTCTCAGCGAGGACGACGCCGTCGCCTTCGTCCGTGTCCGGGCCAACGCCATGGCCGAAGCCGCGGCCGCCCTGCCCACGGGCATGAGCGCCGTCCTGGGCGGCGATCCGGACGAGGTCGCCGCGGTGCTCGCGGAGCTCGGGCTCACCGCCGCGAACGCCAACGGCGGCGGGCAGGTCGTCGCCGCCGGCACCCTCGAGCAGCTGGCCGCCCTCGCCGACGCTCCCCCGGCCAAGGCCCGCGTCATCCCCCTGAAGGTCGCCGGGGCCTTCCACACCAGCCACATGGCCCCGGCCGTGACGGCCCTGGAAGCACTGCGCCCGAGCCTGTCGCCGACGGACCCGCTCGCCACCCTCGTGTCCAACTATGACGGCCGGCCGGTCGCCGCGGGAGAGGCCAACCTCGACAGCCTGATCGCGCAGGTCTCGCGCCCGGTCCGCTGGGACCTCTGCATGGAATCCCTGCAGGAGATGGGCGTCACCGGGATGATCGAACTCTCCCCCGCAGGCACGCTGACCGGTCTGGCCAGGCGCGGAATGCGCGGTACGGCGGCACTCGCAGTAAAGTCGCCAGAGGACCTTGACGCCGCCCGCAGCTTCCTCACGGAGCACTCGCGGACCGCGGATCTCGATCCGTCCCTTACCTCCGAAGGACCTCAGTGA